In one Neobacillus sp. CF12 genomic region, the following are encoded:
- a CDS encoding glucose-1-phosphate adenylyltransferase yields the protein MGKKKCVAMLLAGGKGSRLNSLTKDLAKPAVPFGGKYRIIDFPLSNCANSGIDTVGVLTQYQPLVLNSYIGIGSAWDLDRKDGGVTVLPPYAETSEVKWYTGTASAIYQNLNYLKQYQPDYVLILSGDHIYKMNYESMLEYHIEKRADATISLIEVPWAEASRFGIMNTNEDLRIVEFEEKPAEPKNNLASMGIYIFSWSVLKEYLEMDARNTKSSHDFGKDIIPLMLDENKKLFAYPFKGYWKDVGTVKSLWEANMDLLDDECDLDLFDHDWRIYSVNPNQPPQYISPEAIVKESLINEGCTIEGEIDNSVLFQGVSVGKGSIIKESVIMPDAVIGENVKIEKAIVPSDVVVPDGTVIRSFDDEIVLVTKEMLSGLHPAF from the coding sequence ATGGGAAAGAAAAAGTGCGTAGCTATGCTGTTGGCAGGAGGGAAAGGAAGCAGACTTAATTCGCTAACGAAAGATTTGGCAAAACCTGCTGTTCCTTTTGGTGGAAAGTATAGAATTATTGATTTTCCATTAAGTAATTGTGCTAATTCAGGTATTGATACAGTGGGGGTGTTAACGCAGTATCAACCTTTGGTATTAAATTCGTATATAGGTATAGGAAGTGCATGGGACCTTGACCGAAAGGATGGCGGGGTAACTGTTTTACCACCATATGCTGAGACTTCAGAGGTAAAATGGTATACCGGAACGGCAAGTGCCATTTATCAAAACCTTAATTACTTAAAGCAGTACCAGCCGGATTATGTACTGATTCTTTCAGGCGATCATATTTACAAAATGAATTATGAGAGTATGTTGGAATATCATATCGAAAAAAGAGCAGATGCAACTATTTCTTTAATCGAGGTTCCTTGGGCAGAAGCAAGCCGTTTTGGAATTATGAACACAAACGAGGATTTGAGAATAGTAGAGTTTGAAGAGAAGCCAGCAGAGCCAAAAAATAATTTAGCCTCAATGGGTATCTATATTTTTAGCTGGAGTGTATTAAAAGAATATTTAGAAATGGACGCTAGGAATACTAAATCTTCACATGACTTTGGTAAAGATATCATTCCTTTGATGTTAGATGAAAATAAGAAACTCTTTGCCTACCCATTCAAAGGTTATTGGAAGGATGTAGGTACAGTTAAGAGTCTTTGGGAAGCGAATATGGACCTATTGGATGATGAATGTGATTTGGACCTGTTTGATCATGATTGGAGAATTTATTCGGTAAACCCTAATCAGCCTCCTCAATATATCTCTCCTGAGGCTATTGTAAAGGAATCGCTAATTAATGAGGGCTGTACGATTGAAGGCGAAATAGATAATTCTGTATTATTCCAAGGTGTTAGTGTCGGTAAAGGATCTATTATAAAGGAATCTGTTATTATGCCTGATGCTGTAATAGGTGAAAACGTTAAGATTGAAAAAGCGATTGTTCCAAGTGACGTTGTTGTTCCAGATGGAACGGTAATTCGTTCATTTGACGATGAAATTGTTCTTGTAACGAAAGAAATGTTAAGCGGGTTACATCCTGCTTTTTAA
- a CDS encoding isochorismate synthase, which yields MVTIQETELKERGLLAITTAQKLGRPVLISEVHKMDTIDPLAFFNSGRDRYLGERFYWKDPSEKTVLIGLGITKQIQSDQATDRFFHVEEEWKRFLKDSLIFNPYKENGLGPVMFGGFSFDPLKAKTTLWSKYADCLFHIPKYMLTMVEGQTFLTSNIVCTPNDDFSLFEKVISERTQLLNSFDQDFNRNPAKLLETKEIAPLQWKQSVDDVVEDLKNGSLKKVVLARELRLFFNNQVKAENILENLYNQQRDSFIFVFESNGDCFIGATPERLVKKQGNDVFSTCLAGSIRRGKTETEDKMLGETLLNDQKNLIEHGFVVEMIKEALDESCEEIILPDKPQLMKIRDIQHLYTPVIGKCQKDASLLLLVERLHPTPALGGLPKQEAVEKIRQVEELDRGFYAAPLGWVDYRGNGEFSVSIRSGLIQGKEASLFAGCGVVANSDSESEYLETSLKFRPMLRALGGN from the coding sequence TTGGTTACCATTCAGGAAACGGAATTGAAGGAAAGGGGTCTTTTGGCTATTACGACTGCTCAAAAACTCGGCCGGCCCGTTCTAATCAGTGAAGTTCATAAAATGGACACGATTGACCCCTTAGCGTTTTTCAATAGCGGTAGAGACCGCTATCTGGGGGAACGTTTCTATTGGAAAGACCCATCGGAAAAAACTGTACTTATTGGCCTTGGCATAACAAAACAAATTCAGTCGGATCAGGCTACTGACCGCTTTTTTCATGTTGAAGAGGAGTGGAAAAGATTTTTAAAGGACAGTCTTATTTTTAATCCATACAAAGAAAACGGTTTAGGTCCCGTTATGTTTGGCGGATTCTCCTTTGATCCACTTAAAGCTAAAACGACACTTTGGTCTAAATACGCTGATTGTTTATTTCATATTCCAAAATATATGTTAACGATGGTTGAGGGTCAAACGTTTTTAACTTCCAATATTGTTTGTACGCCGAATGATGATTTTTCACTTTTTGAAAAGGTAATCAGCGAACGTACGCAATTACTTAATTCTTTTGATCAAGATTTTAATCGTAATCCGGCTAAACTCCTGGAAACGAAAGAAATTGCACCACTGCAATGGAAACAAAGCGTGGACGATGTGGTTGAAGATTTAAAAAACGGTTCATTGAAAAAGGTTGTTCTTGCCCGCGAATTAAGATTATTTTTTAATAATCAAGTTAAAGCAGAGAATATTCTTGAAAATTTATATAATCAGCAACGTGATAGCTTTATCTTTGTTTTTGAATCCAATGGTGACTGTTTTATTGGTGCAACACCTGAAAGACTAGTGAAGAAACAAGGAAACGATGTTTTCTCAACTTGTCTTGCTGGTTCGATTAGACGGGGAAAAACGGAAACTGAAGACAAGATGCTTGGGGAAACTTTGCTAAATGATCAGAAAAACCTTATTGAGCATGGATTTGTGGTAGAAATGATTAAAGAAGCATTAGATGAGTCATGTGAGGAAATCATTCTTCCAGATAAGCCACAATTAATGAAGATAAGGGATATTCAGCATCTTTATACGCCTGTAATTGGAAAGTGTCAAAAGGATGCATCGTTGCTTTTACTTGTTGAAAGGCTGCATCCTACTCCAGCGCTGGGTGGACTTCCTAAACAAGAAGCTGTTGAGAAAATTAGACAAGTTGAGGAGTTAGATCGTGGTTTTTATGCTGCACCACTCGGCTGGGTCGATTATCGTGGAAACGGCGAATTCTCAGTTTCTATACGATCCGGTCTCATTCAAGGCAAAGAGGCTTCTTTATTTGCAGGATGTGGTGTCGTAGCGAATTCAGATTCAGAAAGTGAATACTTAGAAACAAGTTTGAAATTTAGACCGATGCTTCGTGCCCTTGGAGGAAATTAA
- the glgA gene encoding glycogen synthase GlgA, with protein sequence MKVLFAVSECGPFAKSGGLADVAGSLPKELKSLGTDVRVILPKYGSIDEEFKAEMKKIKEFTVPVGWRNQYCGIEELSYQGLTYYFVDNEYYFKREGFYGYYDDGERFAYFNRAVLEALAHLDFYPDVLHCHDWHTAMIPFLLRMEYYKRKGYGLIRTVFTIHNLQFQGIFPRETLGDLLGLDWEAFHPEHLEFFGCINFMKGALVAADEITTVSPTYKQEIQTPTYGEKLDGLLRTREEDLIGILNGIDDKFYNPADDSLLYKTFTLNNLENKAINKSEIQKYFGLPQSPNTPLMVMITRLTKQKGLDLVKCVLRDILHEDIQMVVLGTGDYGYEEYLRQAANSYPDKLKVHIGFSEGLAHKLYAAADLFLMPSLFEPCGLGQLIAMKYGAVPIVRETGGLNDTVQSWNEITNEGNGFSFKNFNAHDMLYTIRRALRYYHDPAWETIVQKAMEKDNSWAQSAFKYNQLYAELISRSETHVF encoded by the coding sequence GTGAAAGTATTATTTGCTGTTTCAGAATGTGGTCCATTTGCTAAATCAGGGGGGCTTGCCGACGTGGCAGGCTCCCTGCCTAAAGAACTGAAGAGTCTTGGTACTGATGTGAGGGTCATCCTTCCTAAGTATGGAAGTATTGACGAAGAGTTTAAGGCAGAGATGAAAAAAATAAAAGAATTCACCGTTCCCGTTGGCTGGAGAAATCAATATTGTGGAATTGAGGAACTATCTTATCAAGGATTAACCTACTACTTTGTTGATAATGAATATTATTTTAAACGTGAAGGTTTTTATGGATATTATGATGATGGCGAGAGATTCGCATATTTTAATCGTGCTGTGTTGGAAGCATTAGCACACCTTGACTTTTATCCAGATGTCCTGCATTGCCATGACTGGCATACAGCCATGATTCCATTTTTATTAAGAATGGAATATTACAAGCGAAAAGGCTATGGACTAATTCGTACAGTATTCACGATTCATAATCTTCAATTTCAAGGTATCTTTCCAAGGGAGACACTTGGGGACTTGCTAGGCTTAGATTGGGAAGCGTTCCACCCGGAACATTTGGAATTCTTTGGCTGTATTAACTTTATGAAGGGTGCATTGGTGGCAGCAGACGAAATTACGACTGTCAGCCCAACTTATAAACAAGAAATCCAAACACCTACATATGGGGAAAAGTTGGATGGTCTTTTGAGAACGAGAGAAGAAGATCTTATTGGTATTCTAAATGGAATTGATGACAAATTTTATAATCCCGCTGACGACTCGCTGCTCTATAAAACGTTTACCTTAAATAATCTTGAAAATAAGGCAATTAACAAAAGTGAAATTCAAAAATACTTTGGATTGCCACAGAGCCCCAACACACCATTAATGGTGATGATTACTAGGCTTACAAAACAAAAAGGCTTAGATCTCGTTAAATGTGTTTTACGAGATATTCTTCATGAAGACATTCAAATGGTAGTACTCGGCACTGGAGACTATGGATATGAGGAATATTTACGTCAAGCAGCAAATTCCTATCCAGATAAACTAAAGGTTCATATTGGTTTTAGTGAGGGACTGGCCCATAAGTTATATGCGGCTGCAGACCTTTTTCTCATGCCATCATTATTTGAGCCATGCGGACTTGGCCAACTAATTGCCATGAAGTACGGAGCGGTGCCAATTGTGCGTGAAACAGGCGGGCTAAATGACACAGTACAATCTTGGAATGAGATTACCAATGAGGGAAATGGATTTTCTTTCAAAAATTTTAATGCCCATGACATGCTATATACAATTAGAAGGGCTTTACGCTATTATCATGACCCTGCTTGGGAAACGATTGTTCAAAAAGCGATGGAAAAGGATAACAGCTGGGCCCAGTCTGCATTTAAGTATAATCAGCTATATGCAGAGCTGATCTCGAGGAGTGAAACCCATGTTTTCTAA
- a CDS encoding glycogen/starch/alpha-glucan phosphorylase, producing MFSNTTEFKNTFLKRLNMVCGKSFSESSERDHYQTLGIMIREFVSHDWIKTNERYLAAKGKQVYYLSIEYLLGKLLRQNLINLGIEETVQVGLSELGIDLGNLEELESDAGLGNGGLGRLAACFLDSLASLNLPGHGHGIRYKHGLFEQKIVDGYQVELPEQWLRSGNVWEVRKADLAVKIPFWGKVEGRTENGRLIFQHLNAETVTAVPHDMPVIGFNSETVNTLRLWNAEPSQFPIHEDILKYKRETELVSEFLYPDDTHDEGKILRLKQQYFLVSASIQSIIKTYRKQHGNLKELHQHVCIHINDTHPVLAIPELMRILIDEEGFDWDLAWYITRNTISYTNHTTLSEALEKWPIRIFQPLLPRIYMIVEEINERFCGDLWDQYTGDWDKIAKLAIIADGYVKMAHLAIVGSFSVNGVAKLHTEILKTREMNQFYQLFPEKFNNKTNGIAHRRWLLKGNPDLSNLITNSIGSSWTQSPTDLIQLLKFQNDSSFMEQLLKIKTDNKQRLAEVIQNKNGIVVDSSAIFDVQVKRLHAYKRQLLKVLHIMYLYNRLKEDSSFSMVPRVFIFGAKASPGYYYAKKIIKLINTVAEKVNNDPFIGDKMKVVFLENYRVSLAEKVFPAADLSEQISTASKEASGTGNMKFMINGALTVGTMDGANIEIHELVGDENIFTFGLSADEVLHFYQHGGYQSIEYYHHDSRIRQAVDQLVNGFFPGVYNEFEPIFDSLLEENDQYFVLKDFASYADTQKAIGETFRNQQIWQKKCLVNIAHAGYFSSDRTIKEYADNIWEIKPL from the coding sequence ATGTTTTCTAATACAACTGAGTTTAAGAACACTTTTCTTAAGAGGTTGAATATGGTTTGTGGTAAGAGCTTCTCTGAAAGCTCCGAGAGAGACCATTACCAAACACTTGGAATTATGATCCGCGAATTTGTTAGTCATGATTGGATAAAAACAAATGAGCGATACCTGGCTGCAAAAGGAAAACAAGTCTATTATTTATCGATCGAATATTTGTTAGGAAAGCTCCTGCGGCAAAACCTAATTAATTTGGGAATCGAAGAAACCGTACAAGTTGGTCTAAGCGAACTTGGTATCGATTTAGGTAACCTAGAGGAACTGGAAAGTGATGCGGGTTTAGGTAATGGCGGCTTAGGTAGATTAGCCGCTTGTTTCCTAGATTCCCTGGCCTCGCTAAATCTTCCAGGACACGGTCATGGAATTCGCTATAAGCACGGTTTATTTGAACAAAAAATAGTGGATGGGTATCAAGTAGAACTTCCGGAACAGTGGCTCAGGAGTGGAAATGTATGGGAAGTCCGGAAAGCTGACTTAGCTGTGAAAATACCATTTTGGGGCAAGGTCGAAGGAAGAACGGAAAACGGACGTTTAATTTTCCAACATTTAAATGCTGAAACGGTAACGGCAGTTCCACATGATATGCCAGTTATTGGCTTTAATTCTGAAACAGTTAACACATTAAGACTATGGAATGCGGAACCTTCACAATTCCCCATCCATGAGGATATTTTAAAATATAAACGTGAAACCGAATTAGTTTCAGAATTCCTCTATCCGGATGATACGCATGATGAAGGGAAAATACTGAGGCTTAAGCAGCAATACTTTTTAGTATCTGCAAGTATTCAATCTATCATCAAAACGTATCGGAAACAACACGGCAATCTAAAGGAACTTCATCAACATGTTTGTATTCACATTAATGATACCCATCCTGTCTTGGCCATTCCTGAATTAATGAGAATCCTCATTGATGAGGAAGGTTTTGATTGGGACCTTGCCTGGTATATTACAAGGAATACGATCTCCTATACAAATCATACGACCTTATCCGAAGCATTGGAAAAGTGGCCAATTCGGATATTCCAGCCGCTATTACCACGAATCTACATGATTGTAGAAGAAATAAATGAACGGTTTTGCGGAGATTTATGGGATCAATACACTGGGGATTGGGATAAGATTGCAAAGTTGGCGATCATCGCTGACGGCTATGTAAAAATGGCTCATTTAGCGATTGTCGGAAGTTTCAGTGTAAATGGAGTTGCTAAACTGCACACAGAAATTCTAAAGACTCGGGAAATGAATCAGTTTTATCAACTGTTTCCGGAAAAATTTAATAATAAAACGAATGGAATTGCCCACCGCCGCTGGCTTTTAAAGGGAAATCCTGATTTATCAAACTTAATTACCAATTCCATTGGTTCTTCATGGACTCAATCACCAACGGATTTAATTCAATTACTTAAATTTCAAAATGATTCATCCTTCATGGAACAACTTCTAAAAATAAAAACGGATAACAAGCAGCGTCTTGCTGAAGTTATCCAGAATAAGAATGGTATTGTTGTTGATTCCTCAGCAATCTTTGATGTCCAAGTAAAGCGTCTGCATGCCTATAAGAGACAGCTTCTAAAGGTATTGCATATCATGTATCTTTATAATCGATTAAAAGAGGATTCAAGCTTTTCAATGGTTCCACGAGTATTTATTTTTGGAGCAAAAGCATCTCCGGGTTACTATTACGCGAAAAAGATTATTAAACTTATCAATACTGTAGCTGAGAAGGTTAATAATGATCCTTTTATTGGAGATAAAATGAAAGTTGTTTTCCTTGAAAACTACCGCGTTTCACTCGCAGAAAAAGTATTTCCTGCTGCTGATTTAAGTGAACAGATTTCTACTGCAAGTAAAGAGGCATCCGGTACTGGTAACATGAAATTTATGATTAATGGTGCACTGACAGTTGGAACAATGGATGGAGCAAATATCGAAATTCATGAGTTAGTTGGGGATGAGAATATCTTTACATTCGGGCTTTCTGCGGATGAGGTCCTACACTTTTACCAGCATGGAGGCTATCAATCGATAGAATATTACCACCATGACAGCCGTATCCGACAAGCTGTGGATCAACTAGTTAATGGATTCTTTCCAGGTGTTTATAACGAATTTGAACCAATTTTTGACTCTTTGCTTGAGGAAAATGACCAGTACTTTGTACTAAAGGATTTTGCTTCATATGCGGATACTCAGAAGGCAATTGGGGAGACCTTTAGAAATCAGCAAATCTGGCAAAAGAAGTGTCTAGTAAACATTGCACATGCAGGTTATTTTTCGAGTGATCGGACAATCAAGGAGTATGCGGACAATATTTGGGAAATAAAACCTCTATAA
- a CDS encoding sugar phosphate nucleotidyltransferase — protein MKRKLLGVIDATTYHEDLEELLTHRSLAALPFAGRYRIIDFVLSNMVNSGIRSVAIFPKMMYRSLMDHLGSGKNWDLNRKRDGLFFFPTPVVDSDINKIGSFENFAANLDFFYRSSQEYSLITNCYTVFNMDFAPLLDWHMHSGCDITEIFHENGTPMKMYLVKTSLLVKLIETRNETGYTCMKDVVLDPEHFYSICRYEYSGYAVMINTIQNYFSTSLNLLNSDVWKQLFIKEQPILTKVKDEPPTRYLKGSTVQNAMIANGCLINGRVENSIISRGVKIGKGAVIKNCIIMQKCVIEDNCYLDSVILDKDVKVEAGTILTGTAKDPFVVRKGTKQGALMNS, from the coding sequence TTGAAGAGAAAGCTATTAGGTGTAATTGATGCAACAACTTATCATGAAGATTTAGAGGAACTTTTAACACATCGTTCACTTGCAGCCCTGCCTTTTGCGGGACGTTATCGCATTATTGATTTTGTACTTTCTAATATGGTGAATTCAGGAATTAGAAGCGTAGCCATTTTTCCAAAGATGATGTATCGTTCGTTAATGGATCACCTCGGTTCAGGGAAGAATTGGGACTTAAATCGGAAGCGCGATGGTCTTTTCTTTTTTCCTACTCCTGTGGTGGATTCAGACATCAATAAAATTGGGTCATTTGAAAACTTTGCTGCTAACTTAGATTTCTTTTACCGCAGTTCTCAAGAGTATTCTTTAATTACCAATTGTTATACTGTTTTCAATATGGATTTCGCGCCATTGTTAGACTGGCATATGCATTCAGGGTGTGATATAACCGAAATCTTCCATGAAAATGGAACACCTATGAAGATGTATTTAGTGAAAACCTCTTTACTTGTAAAATTAATTGAAACAAGAAATGAAACAGGGTATACATGCATGAAGGATGTCGTTTTAGACCCTGAACATTTCTACTCCATTTGCCGCTATGAATATTCCGGTTATGCGGTGATGATAAACACGATTCAAAACTATTTCTCTACTAGTTTAAATTTATTGAACTCCGATGTCTGGAAGCAATTATTTATTAAAGAACAACCTATCCTGACGAAGGTTAAAGATGAACCCCCAACGAGATATTTAAAAGGATCTACCGTACAAAATGCAATGATTGCCAATGGCTGCTTAATAAATGGCAGAGTTGAAAATAGTATCATCTCTAGGGGCGTTAAAATTGGAAAAGGTGCAGTTATTAAGAATTGTATTATCATGCAAAAGTGCGTGATTGAAGATAATTGTTATCTTGATTCCGTTATTTTGGATAAAGACGTAAAGGTTGAGGCTGGTACAATTTTAACTGGTACCGCTAAGGATCCTTTTGTCGTGCGAAAAGGTACGAAACAAGGAGCGCTGATGAACTCGTGA
- the menD gene encoding 2-succinyl-5-enolpyruvyl-6-hydroxy-3-cyclohexene-1-carboxylic-acid synthase, whose amino-acid sequence MDHQISLTAYLAAFVVELVQTGVKDVVVSPGSRSTPMAMVMAEHPEINIHIHVDERSAAFFALGIAKSTNKPVAILCTSGTAAANYYPAIVEARYSRVPLLVLTADRPHELREVGAPQAIDQIHLYGQHVKWFADMALPESSNDMIRYARTVCARAAAIASQAPAGPVHLNFPFREPLIPKIDEDTFRIEERPLGYVKVRNGEMTLREDEFREIAQKLNGKNGIIICGNIADDQFAQAVTELATVLKFPILADPLSQLRSGQHNIENIVETYDTFLRNEDAKSFLKPDVILRFGAMPISKALAIFLKENHQTEQLVIDGAGGWRDPGSLSTEMVFCNETIFCEQLLAFTERAKTGEFLEKWLEVNNLTKANMALIKDSQTLSEGRLFYQLAEMLPENATLFVGNSMPIRDLDSFFLNNHKSIKVMANRGANGIDGTVSTALGAAIYSQPLYLVLGDLTFFHDLNGMIASKLYGIDIRIIVINNNGGGIFSFLPQSQHPKNFELLFGTPLDLEFERAVQMFNGNYTKVEGWDDLSDLMNQSTQVKGLNVYEVLTNRNSNLTQHREFWQIVSEEISNFVKGVH is encoded by the coding sequence ATGGATCATCAAATATCATTAACAGCATATTTGGCTGCCTTTGTTGTCGAGTTGGTACAGACAGGAGTAAAAGATGTTGTGGTCAGTCCAGGATCTAGGTCAACTCCTATGGCGATGGTTATGGCTGAACATCCAGAAATTAATATTCATATTCATGTGGATGAACGTTCAGCAGCTTTCTTTGCTTTGGGAATTGCAAAATCCACAAACAAGCCAGTTGCTATATTATGTACCTCTGGTACCGCTGCAGCGAACTATTATCCGGCAATTGTTGAAGCACGCTATTCACGCGTACCATTACTTGTACTAACCGCTGACCGTCCACATGAACTTAGAGAAGTGGGAGCGCCGCAGGCAATTGATCAAATTCATTTATATGGTCAGCATGTAAAATGGTTTGCTGACATGGCTTTGCCAGAAAGCAGTAATGACATGATCCGTTATGCCCGGACTGTTTGTGCACGGGCTGCAGCCATTGCCAGTCAGGCACCTGCGGGACCAGTTCATTTGAACTTCCCGTTTAGGGAACCTCTCATTCCAAAAATAGATGAGGATACCTTCCGAATAGAGGAACGTCCCCTGGGTTATGTAAAGGTTCGAAACGGTGAAATGACCCTTCGTGAGGATGAATTTAGGGAAATTGCTCAAAAGTTGAATGGTAAAAACGGAATTATTATTTGTGGAAACATTGCTGACGACCAATTTGCTCAAGCTGTCACAGAATTAGCAACGGTTTTGAAATTTCCAATTCTAGCAGATCCCTTGTCACAGCTTAGGAGTGGACAACACAATATAGAAAATATTGTGGAAACATATGATACATTTTTGCGAAACGAAGATGCTAAGTCATTTTTAAAACCGGATGTGATTCTTCGTTTTGGAGCAATGCCTATATCTAAGGCTCTTGCCATTTTCTTAAAAGAGAATCACCAGACAGAACAATTAGTTATCGATGGGGCAGGTGGCTGGAGAGATCCGGGATCATTATCAACGGAAATGGTTTTCTGTAATGAAACGATATTTTGCGAGCAGTTGTTAGCATTTACTGAAAGAGCTAAGACTGGGGAATTTTTAGAGAAATGGCTGGAAGTTAATAATCTTACCAAAGCAAATATGGCTCTTATAAAGGATAGTCAAACATTAAGTGAAGGTCGCTTATTCTACCAATTAGCAGAAATGCTACCTGAGAATGCAACACTGTTTGTTGGTAACAGTATGCCTATCAGAGACTTGGATAGTTTCTTTCTCAATAATCATAAATCAATCAAGGTAATGGCGAATAGAGGCGCAAATGGTATTGATGGAACAGTCTCCACTGCCTTAGGTGCGGCCATTTACTCTCAACCATTATATTTAGTTTTAGGAGATTTAACTTTTTTCCATGATTTAAATGGAATGATTGCTTCTAAGCTTTATGGTATAGACATTAGAATTATTGTAATCAACAATAATGGAGGCGGGATTTTCTCCTTCCTGCCACAATCACAGCATCCAAAAAATTTCGAACTTTTATTTGGTACCCCATTAGACTTAGAATTTGAGCGTGCTGTCCAGATGTTCAATGGGAATTACACGAAAGTGGAGGGTTGGGATGATCTTAGTGATCTAATGAACCAATCAACACAAGTAAAAGGATTAAATGTATACGAAGTGTTAACAAACAGGAACAGTAATTTGACACAGCACCGTGAATTTTGGCAGATTGTTTCCGAGGAAATATCAAATTTTGTCAAAGGTGTTCATTAA
- a CDS encoding 1,4-dihydroxy-2-naphthoate polyprenyltransferase has product MQPNLQHTSKPAVESNRGFQVWWQMTRPHTLTASFVPVLLGTALALSHGKIHFGLFFAMLIASLLIQAATNMFNEYYDFKRGLDNEHSIGIGGTIVRDGIKPKTVMQLALSLYGIALLIGVYICMSTSWWLAALGLVCMAVGYLYTGGPFPIAYTPFGEIFAGFFMGMLIILISFFIQTGTVTSTSVLISVPILVLVGVINFSNNIRDLEGDKENGRKTLAILIGKKKAVTLMTYLFVFSFLWVFGLIITGVAPIWTALVLLSIPKAAKAIKGFIAGDSPIQMAPAMKATAQTNTIFGFLLAIGIFIGHFVS; this is encoded by the coding sequence ATGCAGCCAAATTTACAGCACACTTCAAAGCCTGCTGTCGAATCGAATCGCGGTTTTCAAGTTTGGTGGCAAATGACCCGTCCCCATACTTTAACAGCATCATTTGTCCCAGTCTTGCTTGGTACAGCACTTGCACTTTCACACGGGAAAATACACTTTGGTCTTTTCTTTGCCATGTTAATTGCAAGTTTATTGATTCAAGCAGCAACCAATATGTTTAATGAGTACTATGATTTTAAACGTGGACTCGATAATGAGCATTCAATCGGAATAGGCGGTACCATTGTCCGTGATGGAATTAAGCCGAAAACAGTCATGCAGTTAGCACTAAGCCTTTATGGTATTGCACTATTAATTGGGGTCTATATTTGTATGAGTACTAGTTGGTGGCTGGCAGCCCTTGGGCTTGTTTGTATGGCAGTTGGTTATTTATATACAGGAGGACCTTTTCCAATTGCTTACACTCCATTTGGAGAGATTTTTGCAGGGTTCTTTATGGGTATGTTAATCATTTTAATTTCATTTTTCATTCAAACTGGAACAGTAACATCTACTAGCGTTCTGATCTCAGTCCCAATTTTAGTTCTTGTGGGTGTTATTAATTTCTCTAATAACATTAGGGACTTAGAGGGCGATAAGGAAAATGGCCGAAAAACATTAGCGATTCTTATCGGTAAAAAGAAGGCCGTTACGTTAATGACTTATTTGTTCGTTTTCTCATTCCTTTGGGTATTTGGACTAATTATCACCGGTGTTGCTCCAATTTGGACAGCACTCGTGCTTCTTAGCATACCTAAGGCAGCAAAAGCAATTAAAGGCTTTATCGCAGGTGACTCACCGATCCAAATGGCTCCTGCCATGAAAGCAACAGCACAAACAAATACAATCTTTGGTTTCTTACTCGCGATTGGTATTTTTATCGGACACTTTGTATCGTAA